A genomic region of Mycolicibacterium poriferae contains the following coding sequences:
- a CDS encoding class I SAM-dependent methyltransferase, translating into MTEAAVRRRYAEVADDYTRMFGTVASVHPDDLRFLERNFTRCDGTILDAGCGPGHLTGYLTNLGLKAVGLDLVPAFVETARAHWPEVEFAVGSMCPLDLPSGSLGGILAWYSLIHYEPAVVAEVLRSFRSRLCDNGILVIGLFDGDDVEPFEHKVATAYRWPVDAMSEMLSATGFVEVDRLRRPGTGLVRPHAALALHAR; encoded by the coding sequence CTGTCAGGCGACGCTATGCCGAGGTTGCTGACGACTACACACGCATGTTCGGCACCGTCGCAAGCGTTCATCCTGACGACCTCCGATTCCTGGAACGCAATTTCACGCGATGCGACGGGACGATCCTCGATGCCGGCTGCGGACCCGGCCACTTGACGGGCTACTTGACGAACCTCGGACTCAAAGCGGTGGGCTTGGATCTGGTCCCCGCTTTCGTCGAAACCGCCCGTGCACACTGGCCTGAGGTGGAGTTCGCCGTCGGCTCGATGTGTCCCCTGGATCTACCGAGCGGTTCACTCGGCGGGATTCTGGCTTGGTACTCCCTGATCCACTACGAACCCGCCGTCGTCGCAGAAGTTCTTCGATCGTTTCGTTCCCGGCTGTGCGACAACGGAATTCTCGTTATCGGCTTGTTCGACGGTGATGACGTCGAGCCCTTCGAACACAAGGTCGCTACCGCCTATCGGTGGCCCGTCGACGCAATGTCAGAGATGCTGTCGGCGACCGGGTTCGTCGAGGTGGATCGCTTACGTCGACCGGGTACGGGTCTGGTCAGACCGCACGCCGCGCTCGCTCTCCACGCCCGGTGA